The DNA window GCGAAGCCGGCCGGCACCGCGCTGACGATCGGCTACACCCGGGGGGGCACCCCGGGCACCGTCACGGTGACCAGTCGGGAGCAGGACGGCCGCCCGCGCATCGGGGTGGAGATCGACCAGCAGCAGCCGCACCCGTTCACCCTCAAGATCGACCTCGGGGACATCGGCGGACCGAGCGCCGGCCTGATGTTCACCCTCGGCATCATCGACAAGCTGGAGCCGGCGGACCTGACCGGCGGGAAGATCGTCGCCGGCACCGGGACCATCGACGACGAGGGCCGGGTCGGCCCGATCGGCGGCATCGCGCAGAAGCTGGTCGGCGCCAAGGAGGCCGGCGCGAAGGTCTTCCTGGTGCCCGCGGACAACTGCGCCGAGGCGGTCCGCAACCCGCAGCCGGATCTGCCGTTGCTCCGGGTGGCGACGCTCGACGACGCGCTCAAGGCGCTGGAGACGCTGCGCGCCGGGGGACAGCCGACGCGCTGCTGAGCAGGACCGGTCATCGGCCCGGGGCGATCGTGACGTGACCTTGACCCGACGTGTTCAGGAACACCCCGTACTCTTGGGTGCCTGGTCGGAGCCGATCACCTCAAACGTGCGGAGCCAATAGTGGTCATGCGTAGCAGTCCCCTGCCGAGGATGAGCCGACGCGGACGCGTCACCATCGGGGTCCTGGTCGGGGTGTTCGTGCTGTTCACCCTGCTCGGTTGGGGGGTCAACGCCTGGACCGACTGGCTCTGGTTCGACGAGGTCCGCTACACCCAGGTCTTCACCGGCGTGCTCGCCACCCGGCTGCTGCTGTTCCTGGTGGTCGGTGTCGGCATGGCGCTGATCGTCGGCGGCAACCTCTGGCTGGCCTACCGGCTGCGGCCCCGGATGCGCCCGCACTCGGCCGAGCAGGCCACGCTGGAGCGCTACCGGATGCTGCTGAGCCCCCGGCTCGGCACCTGGATCGTCCTGGTCTCCGCCGTCGTCGGACTCTTCGCCGGGCTCTCCGCGCAGACCCGGTGGGCCCAGTGGCTGCTGTTCCGCAACGGCGGCACCTTCGGCGTCAAGGACCCCGAGTTCGGCGTCGACGTCGGCTTCTACGTCTTCCAGCTCCCGTTCTGGCGCTACGTGCTCGGCGTCGGCTTCACCGCGGTGGTGCTCGCCCTACTCGGCGCGCTCGCCGTGCACTACGTCTTCGGCGGGGTGCGCCTGCAGGGCGTCGGTGACCGGATGACGAACTCCGCCCGCGCCCACCTGAGCACGTTGGTGGCCGTCTTCGTCCTGCTCAAGGCCGTCGCCTATGTGCTCGACCGGCGGGCCATGCTGCTGGAGTACAACGAGGGCGCGAAGCTCTACGGCGCCGGCTACGCCGACGTGAACGCGCTGCTGCCGGCGAAGGAGATCCTGGCCTGGATCTCGGTGCTGGTCGCGCTCGCGATCATCGTGTTCTCCAACGCGGTGATGCGGAACCTGGTCTGGCCCGGCATCTCGCTGGCGCTGCTGGGCGTCAGCGCGGTGGCGATCGGCGGCATCTACCCGTGGGCCGTGCAGACGTTCGAGGTCAAGCCGAGCGCCCGGGACAAGGAGGCGCCGTACATCGAACGCAGCATCAAGGCCACCAGGTCCGCGTTCGGTCTCGACGGCACGAAGACCACCGGGTACGCGGCGAGCAATCTCGTGCCACCGGCCAGTCTCGCCACCGACACCTCGGTGGTGCCGAACGTCCGGCTGCTCGACCCGCAACTGGTCTCCGAGACCTACACCCAGCTCCAGCAGGTGCGCGGCTTCTACGACTTCGGCTCGAAGCTCGACATCGACAGGTACTCGGTCAAGGACAAGACCTCCGACTACGTGGTCGGCGTCCGTGAGATCAACTACGGCGAGCTGACCGACCAGCAGAGCAACTGGATCAACCGCCACACCGTCTACACCCACGGGTACGGCCTGGTCGCCGCCCCCGCGAACCAGGTGGTCTGCGGCGGGCAGCCGTACTTCGTCTCCGGCTTCCTCGGCGAGAAGGCGCAGGAGGCCTGCTCGTCGCCGACCGAGGAGATCACGGCCCAGCAGCCGCGGATCTACTACGGCGAGCGGATGGAGGCCGACGACTACGCGATCGTCGGGCAGACCGGGGACCGCAATGTCGAGTTCGACCGGCCCACCTCGACCGGAGGCGAGCAGTACTACACCTACACCGGTGAGGGTGGCGTCAAGGTCGGCTCGTTCCCCCGGCGGTTGCTCTACGCGATCAAGGAGCAGGAGACCAACTTCCTGCTGTCCGAGGCCGTCAACGAGAACTCGAAGCTGCTCTACGTGCGCAACCCGCGCGACCGGGTGGAGAAGGTCGCGCCGTTCCTCACGCTCGACGGCGACCCGTACCCGGCCTCGGTGAACGGCCGCGTCCTGTGGATCATCGACGGCTACACCACGGCGGCCACCTACCCGTACGCCGAGCGGGTCAACCTCCAGGCGGAGACCGCCGACGAGCTGACCGGCCGGGGCACGTTCCAGCTCGCCCGGGAGAACGTCAACTACATCCGCAACTCGGTGAAGGCGACCGTCGACGCGTACGACGGCACGGTCAAGCTCTACTCGTACGACGACACCGACCCGGTGCTGAAGGCGTGGAACAAGGCGTTCGGCGGCGACCTGGTGCTGCCCAAGGGCGACATCCCGGCGGAGCTGGCCGAGCACTTCCGCTACCCGGCCGACCTGTTCAAGGTGCAGCGCAACCTGCTTACCAAGTTCCACGTCACCGACCCCGGCGACTTCTACTCCGGCCAGGACTTCTGGCAGGTGCCGAACGTGCCGGACGCGCCGGACAGCGGGCAGAAGCAGCCGCCCTACTACCTGTTCACCCAGTTCCCCGGGCAGGACGGGCCACGGTTCCAGCTGACGTCGGCGGTCACCCCGAACGGGCGGCAGAACCTCGCCGCGCTGGTCTCCGGCTCGTACGTGGACGGGCAACCGCGCCTGGAGGTGCTGGAACTGCCCGACCAGACCCGGATCTCCGGGCCGACGCAGGTGCACCAGCAGATGACCAACAACGGCGACATCCGGCAGCAGTTGAACCTGCTCTCCTCCAACCAGGCCCAGGTGCAGTACGGCAACCTGCTCTCGTTGCCGTTCGCCGACGGCATGCTCTACGTCGAGCCGGTCTACGTGAAGAGCAGCAGCCAGGACGCGTACCCGCTGTTGCAGAAGGTGCTGCTCTCCTACGGTGACGGCGGTTCGTACGTGGTGCTCGCCAACAACCTGGGCGACGGCATCAAGCAACTCGTCGAGCAGGGCAAGCGGGCCGGAGCGGGCAACACCCCGCCGCCGTCGACCGACGGCAACCCCCCGCCGCCGACCGGGGGCAACGACAACACGCCGCCGCTCACCGGCGAGCTGGCCGACGCGGCCGGCAAGGTGCAGGCCGCGATCGCCGAGGTCAAGGCCGCGCAGGCGTCCGGCGACTTCGAGCGGTACGGGCGGGCGTTGAAGACGCTGGACGAGGCGATGACCGCGTTCCAGCAGGCCCAGGCGGCGGCGAAGGGATCGACGAGCCCGGCCCCGTCGGGCAGCGCGACACCGTCGGCGCCGGCCTCGTCCGCTCCGACACCGAGCGGCTGACTCTGCCCGGCACCCCCGTTTTGCGCCTCGCCGTGCCGGTGCGCTACGGTTAACGAGCCGACGCGGGGTGGAGCAGCTCGGTAGCTCGCTGGGCTCATAACCCAGAGGTCGCAGGTTCAAATCCTGTCCCCGCTACTCGTGAGGAAAGGCCCCGGAGTTCGCTCCGGGGCCTTCTCCGTCCCGAGGGGCGGCCGCACGGGATCGGGGACCCGGCTGATCTCCACGATTCCGATGCGATAGGCTGTACCTACCGACGCGGGGTGGAGCAGCTCGGTAGCTCGCTGGGCTCATAACCCAGAGGTCGCAGGTTCAAATCCTGTCCCCGCTACTCGTGACGAAGGGCCCGGGAGTTCGCTCCGGGGCCCTTCGTCGTATCCCAATCCTTCCCTCGCGTCCGACGTGCCCCGGTTGCGGGTCTCGGCGAGGATGGGGGCATGGCTGGATGGAACAGATGGTGGGGCCGCCTGGGCGCGGTCATCGGTATGGTCGTGCTTTCGGTCTTCGTGCCGGTCGCGGCCTGGGCGTCGACCGGCACCGGCAAGATCGTGGTCGAGGCCGCGCGTCGGCGCTCCCGGGGCGGCTTCGGCTTCCTGGGTCTGCTCTGCTGCCTCGTGGTGGTCGGCGGGATCGTGCTGCTGGTGCTGATGTTGATGCGCAATCGGCGCAACCGCCCGCCGCGCTGACGCGCGGTCGTGAGGTGTTGAGCGGGGCCCCCTCCGCTACCGAGTGCGGTAGGAAGGGGCCCCGCCTCACCCCCTGGCCAGGGCGGCGTTCGCCCGCGCCATGAAGCGGGAGGTGGCGGTGCGGGCGCCCGCCCGCTTGGCGCGGATGCTCTCGGCCGCGTCGATCAGCAGGCTCCGCACCGCGGCGTGCCCCTGCGGCGGCGGCGCGGGCGCCGGGCCGGCCAGCCCGTCCAGCTCCGCGCCCAGGGCCGCCACCCGTCTCTCGGCCCGGTCGGTGACGCCGTCGAGAACGTACGTGCGGACCTGCGTGGCGGGGTTCAGCCCGCGTTCCACGCCGAGGACCCGGCCGGCCGCCACGTTGGTGGTCAGGAAGTTGAGCACGTCCACCACCACGCCGGGGTGGCGGGTGCCGCGGAAGCCGGCCCAGTACATCGACGCCCGGGGCCACTGGGCGGCCGGCGTGCCGGGGAAGGCGACGACGCCCAAGGTGTCCTCGGCCAGGCGTTGCAACTCCGGAAACTGGTGCGACCAGGCGAAGGACGCCGCGGTGTGGCCGGTGACCACGAGCTGGCGGGCCAGCTCGCCGGTGTCCGCCTGCTCCACCAGGGCGGCGCTCGGGGTGGCCCGGTCGAAGCGGGCGACCTCCCAGAACTCGAACCAGGCGAGCAGCTCGGCCGAGCTGAAGCCGAGCTGCCGCCCCTGGTACAGCTCGCTGCCCTGGCCGCGCAGCCAGAGCCAGAGCGCCCGATAGTCACCGGAGGGGTCCATGGTGCCGGCCACCCGGTTGCCGGAGGCGCGGGTGACGCGAGCCGCCCAGCGGGCGTACTCCTTCCAGGACATGCCGGTGCGCGGCTCGGGCTGGCCCAGCCGGCGCAGCAGGTCCCGGTTGAAGACCAGCGCCGCGTTGGTCTGCGCGGCGGGCACCGCCACGGTCCGCTCGTCGACCCGGCCGTAGCGGGCCAACTGCTCCGGCAGGTCGCGCAGCTCCAGCCGGTCGTCGTCGGCGTAGCGGGTGAGGTCGAGCAGGATGTCGCGGCGGTCGTACTCGGTGAGCAGGGTGTCGTCGATCTGGAACAGGTCGGGCACGTTGCCGCCGGTGGCCTGGGTGGCGAGGCGGTCGTAGTAGCCGGCCAGCCCCTGCCAGGTGATCCGGAAGCCGACCCGGGGGTTCCGCTCGGTGTAGAGGCGCAGCGCCTGCTCGGTGGCCCGGGCGCGGCGGTCGCCGCCCCACCAGAACACCGACAGCTCGATCGGCCCGTCGTCGGCCGCCGCCCCGTCCTCCGCCGGGCTGCAACCGGCCAGCCCGCCGGCGATCAACGGCAGACCGGTGAGCGCGCCGAGGAACCGCCGCCGGTCGAGGCCGGGGCGGGTTACGGGCCGCTGAGCGCGCACGATTCTCTCCGATGCTGGGCTGGACGAATCATTCCACCGGCCCCGGACGGGGGTGTCAACGCCGGGTGGGACGGCCGACGGGCGCGCCGGAGCGCGCACACCGGTCATGGTGTACTTACCGCCGTGGAACTTCTGCACTCGGGCAAGGTCCGGGACGTCTACGCCGACGGCGCGGACCTGATCCTGGTCGCCTCCGACCGCGTCTCCATCTACGACGTGGTGCTGCCGACCCCGATCCCGGACAAGGGCCGCCTGCTCACCGCGCTCTCGTTGTGGTGGTTCGAGCAGCTGGTGGACCTGGTGCCGAACCACGTCGTCTCCGCCACCGACGTGCCGGCGGAGTTCGCCGGGCGGGCGATCAGGTGCCGGCGGCTGGACATGGTGCCGGTGGAGTGCGTGGCCCGGGGCTACCTGACCGGCGGTGGCCTCGCCGAGTACGAGCGCACCGGCTCGGTCTCCGGCGTGCCGCTGCCCCGGGGCCTGGTGGAGGCGTCGATCCTGCCCGAGCCGATCTTCACGCCGTCGACGAAGGCGCCGAAGGGCGAGCACGACGAGCCGATCACCTACGACCAGGTGGTCGACAAGGTCGGCCCGGAGACCGCGGAGCGGCTACGGGAGATCACCATCGAGGTCTACCGGCGGGGGGCGGAGATCGCCGCGGACCGGGGCATCCTCATCGCCGACACCAAGCTGGAGCTGGGCTGGGCCCCGGACGGCACCCTGGTCCTGGGCGACGAGCTGCTCACCTCCGACTCGTCCCGGTTCTGGCCGGCGGAGTCCTACCAGCCCGGCCGCTCCCAGTTCTCCTTCGACAAGCAGTACGTGCGGGACTGGGCCACCGAGAGCGGCTGGGACAAGCGCCCGCCGGCGCCGGAGGTGCCGGCCGACGTGATCGAGGCGACCCGCGGCCGCTACGTCGAGGCGTACGAGAAGCTCACCGGCAACCGCTGGGGCTGACGCGGAGGTCGTCTAGTCTCGGCGGCATGGCGACGAGGCTCGTGCAGATCAACATGAAGGCCCGGAACGACGCCGCGCTCGGCGGCTTCTGGGCGAAGGCGCTGGGCTGGGGCATCTCCAACGAGGGGCCGGGCGTGACCAACCTCGAACCCGAGGGCATCGTCTACCCCGACCCGGTAGCGGTCTGCATCGACCTCGTCGTCTCCACCGAACCCAAGGTGGGCAAGAACCGGGTGCACGTCGACCTGGCCACCACGTCGGCGGCCCATCAGGCGGAGCTGGTCGCGCGGCTCACCGAGCTGGGCGCGAGCCCGGTCGACGTCGGCCAGGGCGACGTCCCGTTCACGGTGCTGGCCGATCCGGAGGGCAACGAGTTCTGCGTGCTGGAGCCGCGCCCGATCTACCGGGACACCGGGCCGATCGCCGCGGTGGTGGTCGACTGCGCGGACCCGCGCGAGATGGCCCGGTTCTGGGGCGAGGCGACGGACTGGACGGTGCACGAGGTGACCGACGAACACGCCTCGCTGCGTTCCGCCCAGGGGGTCGGCCCCTACCTGGAGTTCGTCCGCAACCCCGACCCGAAGACGGGGTGGAACCGCGTCCACCTCGACGTCCGCCCCTACCCGGCCGACGACATGGCGGCCGAGGTGGCCCGCCTGGAGACACTCGGCGCCACCCGCATCGAGCTGTCCGGCGCCCACATCCACTGGACGGTCATGGCCGACCCCGAGGGCAACGAGTTCTGCGTGCTCACCCCGGGCTGACCTCCTCCGTCCCGCGATCCTGCTCGCGGGGGAGAGGGCTAGTCCACCCAGTCCAGGGTGCGTTGGACGGCCTTGTGCCACTGGTGCAGCTCGTGGTCGCGGTGGGTCGGGTCCATGGTGGGCTCCCACTGGGCGTCGGAGCGCCACTTGTCGCGCAGGGTGGTCAGGTCGGGCCAGAAGCCGACGGCCAGACCGGCCGCGTAGGCCGCGCCGAGGCAGGTGGTCTCGGTGATCCGGGAGCGCACCACGGGCACGTCGAGCACGTCGGCGAGGAACTGCATCAGCAGCGCGTTGCCGGTCATCCCGCCGTCCACCCGCAGCCGGCGCAGCGCCACGTCGGAGTCGGCGTTCATCGCGTCGACCACCTCGCGGGTCTGGAACGCGGACGCCTCCAACACCGCCCGGGCCAGATGCCCCTTGGTGATGTAGCCGGTCAGCCCGGCGACCACGCCCCGGGCGTCGCTGCGCCAGTGCGGCGCGAACAGGCCGGAGAAGGCCGGCACCACGTAGCAGCCGCCGTTGTCGTCGACGCTGCGGGCCAACTCCTCGACCTGACCGGCGGTCGAGATCAGGCCGAGGTTGTCGCGCAGCCACTGCACCAGCGAGCCGGTGACCGCGATCGCGCCCTCCAGCGCGTACGTGGCCGGCTGGCCCTCGATCCGGTAGGCCACGGTGGTGAGCAGGCCGTGTCGCGACGGCACCGGGCTCGCGCCGGTGTTGAGCAGCAGGAAGCTGCCGGTGCCGTAGGTGCACTTGGCCTCGCCGGGCTGGAAGCAGGTCTGCCCGAACAGCGCGGCCTGCTGGTCGCCGAGCGCGCTGGCCACCGGCACCCCGGCGAGGACGCCCTCGGCGGTGCCGTAGACCTCGGCCGAGCAGCGGATCTCGGGCAACATCGCGGCTGGGATCCGCAGCGCGTCGAGCAGCTCCGGCGCCCAGTCGAGGGTCTCCAGGTCCATCAGCAGGGTGCGGCTGGCGTTGGTCACGTCGGTGACGTGCCGCCCGGTCAGCTTCCAGATGAGCCAGCTGTCCATGGTGCCGAACAGCACCTCGCCGCGCTCGGCCCGCTCGCGCAGCCCGTCGACGTGGTCGAGCAGCCAGCGCAGTTTCGGCCCGGCGAAGTAGGTGGCCAGGGCCAGGCCGGTGCGGGCCCGCAGCCGCTCGGCGTCGTACGTCTCGGCCAGCTCGCGCAGCAGCGGGCCGGTGCGGGTGTCCTGCCAGACGATCGCGTTCGCCACCGGCCGGCCGGTGGCCCGGTCCCAGACGACCGTGGTCTCCCGCTGGTTGGTGATGCCCACCGCGGCCAGTCGCTCGGGGCCGATGTCGGCGCTCGCCAGTGCCTCGCGGACCACGTGCTCGACGTTCGTCCAGATCTCCTCGGCGTCGTGCTCGACCCAGCCGGGGCGCGGGAAGATCTGCCGGTGCTCGCGGTGGGCCACCGCGACGATCTCACCGGCGTGGTCGAAGACGAGGCAGCGCGAGGAGGTGGTGCCCTGGTCGATGGCGGCGACGAACTCTCCGGTCACGCAGGCACCGTACCCGCCGGAAGCGTCCCACGCCTCCCGCCGACCGGCCCGTACGATCATCAGACGTGCGTGACATTGCCGTGTTCAGCGGGACCGCCCACCCGGATCTCGCCGCCGAGATCTGCGCCCACCTCGCCGTTCCGCTGCACCCGGTGCGGGTGTCCCGGTTCGCCAACGACTGCCTCGAGGTGCAGTTGCAGGCGAACTGCCGGGAGCGGGACGTCTTCCTCATCCAGCCGCTGGTGCCGCCCGTGCAGGAGCACCTGGTCGAGCTGCTGCTCATGATCGACGCCGCCCGGGGCGCGTCGGCCGGCCGGATCACCGTGGTGCTGCCGCACTACGCGTACGCCCGGTCGGACAAGAAGGACGCGCCGCGGATCTCCATCGGCGGTCGCCTCGTCGCCGATCTGCTCACCTCGGCCGGCGCGCACCGGGTGCTGGCGATGACGCTGCACTCGCCGCAGGTGCACGGTTTCTTCAGCGTGCCGGTGGACCACCTGCACGCGCTGCGTGAGCTGGCCGCCCACTTCAAGGGTCACGACCTGGACAACGCGGTGGTGGTCTCGCCGGACCTGGGCAACGCCAAGGAGGCGGCGGCGTTCGCCCGGATGTTGGGCACCCCGGTGGCGGCCGGCGCGAAGCAACGCTTCAGCGACGACCGGGTGCAGATCAGCACGATCATCGGGGACGTGGCGGACCGGGACGTGATCGTGCTGGACGACGAGATCGCCAAGGGCAGCACCGTGGTCGAGCTGATCTCGCACCTGCGCCGGCGGCGGGTGCGCTCGATCCGGCTGGCCTGCACGCACGGGCTCTTCTCCAGCGGCGCGCTGGAGCGGCTGAGCGCGCAGGAGGGCGTGTTGGAGATCGTCTGCACCAACACGGTGCCGATCCCGGTCGAGAAGCGGGTGCCGAAGCTGGAGGTGCTCTCGGTGGCGCCGGCGCTGGCGGAGGCGATGCGGCGGATCCACAACGGCGAGTCGGTGAGCGCCCTCTTCGGCTGACGGGCGGGGTGGCCCGGCGGCCGGTCAGCCGTCCAGCGGGCGGGCGGGTTGCGGGGTGGTCAACGCCGCGGTGATCCGGACGGCCGTGCCGGCGTCGCCGGTCTCGACCTCCATCGTGTCGCTCAGCTCCCGGGCCAGCCAGAGGCCCCAGCCGCCGGCGGTCTCCGGGGCCGGCCGGTCGCGGTCGCGCAGCCGCCGTTCGCTGATTCCGTGTCCGTGGTCGGCGACCTCGCAGACCAGGTCGCCGCCGCGTCGCCAGAGCCGCAGCCGGCCCTGCCCGCCGCCGTGCCGGACCGCGTTGGTGATCAGCTCGTTGACCGCGAGCACGAAGTCGTCCAGTCGTTGCCCGGTCAGCCCCACCGCGTACGCGCAGGAGGTGACCGAGTGCCGCAGCTCGGTCACCTGGGCCTGGTCGAAGGCCTCGGCGATCAGAAGGGAAGGTTCGATGGGCACAACCGTACGCGGTGCGGGGAGTTCTGCGTTTGTCATGACTCCGTCCCGGCGCTGGCTCCCGACGACTTTCGCGGCTTTTCCACCGTACGTCAGGTTTTCTTGACCCGCACCCCGCGGCCCGCGCGTGACCGGCTGTGGCAGGGTGACGCCCATGCCGTCGCCCTCCGGCCTGGAAGGCCCGTTCTGGCGGTCCATCGCGGTGTTCCGGTTCGCCTCGCTGGCCTACGTCGGCGTGCTCGTCCTGCGCGACGGCGGCGAGTACGCGCACCCGGTGGCCGCCGGCGCCGTCCTGCTGGGCATGTTGGCCTGGAGCGGCGTGACGGCGGCCGGCTACCGCCGCCCGGCCGGGCGGCGCTGGCCGCTGCTCCTGGCCGA is part of the Micromonospora sp. WMMD980 genome and encodes:
- a CDS encoding UPF0182 family protein, with the protein product MRSSPLPRMSRRGRVTIGVLVGVFVLFTLLGWGVNAWTDWLWFDEVRYTQVFTGVLATRLLLFLVVGVGMALIVGGNLWLAYRLRPRMRPHSAEQATLERYRMLLSPRLGTWIVLVSAVVGLFAGLSAQTRWAQWLLFRNGGTFGVKDPEFGVDVGFYVFQLPFWRYVLGVGFTAVVLALLGALAVHYVFGGVRLQGVGDRMTNSARAHLSTLVAVFVLLKAVAYVLDRRAMLLEYNEGAKLYGAGYADVNALLPAKEILAWISVLVALAIIVFSNAVMRNLVWPGISLALLGVSAVAIGGIYPWAVQTFEVKPSARDKEAPYIERSIKATRSAFGLDGTKTTGYAASNLVPPASLATDTSVVPNVRLLDPQLVSETYTQLQQVRGFYDFGSKLDIDRYSVKDKTSDYVVGVREINYGELTDQQSNWINRHTVYTHGYGLVAAPANQVVCGGQPYFVSGFLGEKAQEACSSPTEEITAQQPRIYYGERMEADDYAIVGQTGDRNVEFDRPTSTGGEQYYTYTGEGGVKVGSFPRRLLYAIKEQETNFLLSEAVNENSKLLYVRNPRDRVEKVAPFLTLDGDPYPASVNGRVLWIIDGYTTAATYPYAERVNLQAETADELTGRGTFQLARENVNYIRNSVKATVDAYDGTVKLYSYDDTDPVLKAWNKAFGGDLVLPKGDIPAELAEHFRYPADLFKVQRNLLTKFHVTDPGDFYSGQDFWQVPNVPDAPDSGQKQPPYYLFTQFPGQDGPRFQLTSAVTPNGRQNLAALVSGSYVDGQPRLEVLELPDQTRISGPTQVHQQMTNNGDIRQQLNLLSSNQAQVQYGNLLSLPFADGMLYVEPVYVKSSSQDAYPLLQKVLLSYGDGGSYVVLANNLGDGIKQLVEQGKRAGAGNTPPPSTDGNPPPPTGGNDNTPPLTGELADAAGKVQAAIAEVKAAQASGDFERYGRALKTLDEAMTAFQQAQAAAKGSTSPAPSGSATPSAPASSAPTPSG
- a CDS encoding ABC transporter substrate-binding protein, giving the protein MRAQRPVTRPGLDRRRFLGALTGLPLIAGGLAGCSPAEDGAAADDGPIELSVFWWGGDRRARATEQALRLYTERNPRVGFRITWQGLAGYYDRLATQATGGNVPDLFQIDDTLLTEYDRRDILLDLTRYADDDRLELRDLPEQLARYGRVDERTVAVPAAQTNAALVFNRDLLRRLGQPEPRTGMSWKEYARWAARVTRASGNRVAGTMDPSGDYRALWLWLRGQGSELYQGRQLGFSSAELLAWFEFWEVARFDRATPSAALVEQADTGELARQLVVTGHTAASFAWSHQFPELQRLAEDTLGVVAFPGTPAAQWPRASMYWAGFRGTRHPGVVVDVLNFLTTNVAAGRVLGVERGLNPATQVRTYVLDGVTDRAERRVAALGAELDGLAGPAPAPPPQGHAAVRSLLIDAAESIRAKRAGARTATSRFMARANAALARG
- a CDS encoding phosphoribosylaminoimidazolesuccinocarboxamide synthase, producing the protein MELLHSGKVRDVYADGADLILVASDRVSIYDVVLPTPIPDKGRLLTALSLWWFEQLVDLVPNHVVSATDVPAEFAGRAIRCRRLDMVPVECVARGYLTGGGLAEYERTGSVSGVPLPRGLVEASILPEPIFTPSTKAPKGEHDEPITYDQVVDKVGPETAERLREITIEVYRRGAEIAADRGILIADTKLELGWAPDGTLVLGDELLTSDSSRFWPAESYQPGRSQFSFDKQYVRDWATESGWDKRPPAPEVPADVIEATRGRYVEAYEKLTGNRWG
- a CDS encoding VOC family protein; this encodes MATRLVQINMKARNDAALGGFWAKALGWGISNEGPGVTNLEPEGIVYPDPVAVCIDLVVSTEPKVGKNRVHVDLATTSAAHQAELVARLTELGASPVDVGQGDVPFTVLADPEGNEFCVLEPRPIYRDTGPIAAVVVDCADPREMARFWGEATDWTVHEVTDEHASLRSAQGVGPYLEFVRNPDPKTGWNRVHLDVRPYPADDMAAEVARLETLGATRIELSGAHIHWTVMADPEGNEFCVLTPG
- the glpK gene encoding glycerol kinase GlpK; protein product: MTGEFVAAIDQGTTSSRCLVFDHAGEIVAVAHREHRQIFPRPGWVEHDAEEIWTNVEHVVREALASADIGPERLAAVGITNQRETTVVWDRATGRPVANAIVWQDTRTGPLLRELAETYDAERLRARTGLALATYFAGPKLRWLLDHVDGLRERAERGEVLFGTMDSWLIWKLTGRHVTDVTNASRTLLMDLETLDWAPELLDALRIPAAMLPEIRCSAEVYGTAEGVLAGVPVASALGDQQAALFGQTCFQPGEAKCTYGTGSFLLLNTGASPVPSRHGLLTTVAYRIEGQPATYALEGAIAVTGSLVQWLRDNLGLISTAGQVEELARSVDDNGGCYVVPAFSGLFAPHWRSDARGVVAGLTGYITKGHLARAVLEASAFQTREVVDAMNADSDVALRRLRVDGGMTGNALLMQFLADVLDVPVVRSRITETTCLGAAYAAGLAVGFWPDLTTLRDKWRSDAQWEPTMDPTHRDHELHQWHKAVQRTLDWVD
- a CDS encoding ribose-phosphate pyrophosphokinase translates to MRDIAVFSGTAHPDLAAEICAHLAVPLHPVRVSRFANDCLEVQLQANCRERDVFLIQPLVPPVQEHLVELLLMIDAARGASAGRITVVLPHYAYARSDKKDAPRISIGGRLVADLLTSAGAHRVLAMTLHSPQVHGFFSVPVDHLHALRELAAHFKGHDLDNAVVVSPDLGNAKEAAAFARMLGTPVAAGAKQRFSDDRVQISTIIGDVADRDVIVLDDEIAKGSTVVELISHLRRRRVRSIRLACTHGLFSSGALERLSAQEGVLEIVCTNTVPIPVEKRVPKLEVLSVAPALAEAMRRIHNGESVSALFG
- a CDS encoding ATP-binding protein; this encodes MTNAELPAPRTVVPIEPSLLIAEAFDQAQVTELRHSVTSCAYAVGLTGQRLDDFVLAVNELITNAVRHGGGQGRLRLWRRGGDLVCEVADHGHGISERRLRDRDRPAPETAGGWGLWLARELSDTMEVETGDAGTAVRITAALTTPQPARPLDG